The nucleotide sequence gtggtattgaaggtggagagagaactgtacatgtactccccccatccacaattcctgccggcccgggactcgaactcacaacccttcaattgcaagtccaactctctaaccattatgccACGACTTCCTTTGGAAGAAGTTCCTTTGgctcctttatatatatatttacctaaCACGACTtcccctgggaatcaaacccacaaccttttctCTTGAATAACTGACTGGTCTCATAGGTAATAAAATATCATCCTACAAGATCTTCAACTGGATACGCTGTATGTACATGATCAAGTCAGCAGGGTTGAGTTCTACAACTACTAACCTTAAAAGCAAACCTTGCTCAGCAGCTTTTTCATACTGATGAGGAGCAATGTACAGCATTTCTGCTTGTACACACAAACAGTGCTCTGTGTTAGTTCCAGTGGAATTACTACAGAAATCTGTCAAGCTAGCCTAGTGGATAATTTCAATTCAGTGTTGACATAGTGGAGGTCATGTATTATATGAGATATTTCAGTATAGTTGAGACTAGGGGTAATTAGTGCCTTTCTCCTCCAGGTttggtttatttttaaaagtcagTTATAAATAATCTATTGAACATATTGAGAATTATTTCTACGGTTCATTGAACACATACATACAACAATAGTTGTCACAATGAACTGAAACGGCCATTAAACAGCCTTTGGTTACTGAAAGAAACTGTAAAAATGCTGAATTTATCatgcaaaaatgaataaatcattgCTTTGGCCAACAATGTAATGCATAACACCTCAAAATATCTGTCAAAGGATccaaatactgtaataaaatgtactaaataagtattaataaagGAGAAATTAAGAATGGGAAAACTAAATATTACACATATTATTGTAATCAATTGCAATAATGTGTAAAATTGCTTAAACAAATATCTAAAACCATATGAAgagtttatttttcaaaaactgaTAACAAGAATGGTTTATTTTAGTCAAACTGcaggtgtttttttattattattgttaaaaaataataactaaagaTATACAGCTAACTAACACGTTAAAAACATGATAACACAATAATAAACATGATTTACGAAAATTTATAAAAACGGAGtcctgtttttgcaaataaactctttaTATAGCCTACAGGCTAACGTTAGCGCATTAGTTATGGATACTTAGTCTAGCATACTAAATGGCTTCTTGCATAAATAAATTAGCAAAATCTAGTCATTTTAGTCTCAGTATCTTATAAATACTCACCAGCAGTCACTGCGCGCTGAATTTAAATGTAGTTATAACTTTTAGAGCaggaaaaaaggggggaaaagctttggagaatgcgggcatcgatcccgctacctctcgcttGCGCCTACTGCTTTCCACCGACTGAGCCGAAGTAAGCCCAAAGTAAGCCCACATGAACCAATCGCGTTTCGCCTATGGCTTACTTTTGACAAATCGCGTTTcgcctgtggcttacttttgacaaattgcgtttcgcctgtggcttacttttgatCAATCGAGTTTCTCTTCCGGGGCTTACTTTCCTCCAATCGCGTTTCTCTCCCGTGGCCTCCTTTTGACCAATCGCCGGTCGTTGTCATTGTCATCTTTGTTAAAGGTAAGGCTATTACTTCATTCATTGAAAACTGGTCATTATTGGTTAATATACAGTGTGTATTTTTTGAAAACGAATCGTGTCAGTATAGCTAGCTAGCATACAGTTCATGCTTTCTTCAGTACCTGTGAACCTGTAACTTTTCACATGATAAATGATCAGATAAGTTAAAGTTATCGACCGTCAGCTAATTAAGCTATGCTACTGTCAACAATGATGTGTGTATTGTCTAAGAAGTCATGGTTTCTGGGTCCTATGAATGAAAATAACGattaaactatttacatttatatttggttataacacataataacacacacacattttgattgTAAAAATCATTACCAAATTGTTGTGGAGATATGGACCAATTTCTTTACCaagaaataaatttatattttctaaaataatataataatgacttttttataaataaaacattgagagtcttaactaaaaacaaacaaaaaaggccaAATGTATCCATATGAGCAAAAGTATATAGGAATAGTGCTCATTTTAATTTGGGTAGACCAGAAagttaaaaacactgaaaaagatTTTAAGAGGTTAAAGCACCTGGTGTAACCCTGGGGTAAGATGACCACTTTTgaagtattatatatttaatgtaatattttatagccTGGTGTGTGTAGTCATGGTTTAAGATGAAAGCATtggaaataaaaggaaatttcAGACTTCATactgacattacatattttatatgtcaGGGATTCCTGTCCTTTGTAGAAAACTCATCTTCAGGACAGTTTATGTCATGGCCAAGTTTATTACCACAGTAATATAGTTTATGCGTAGCTTGTTAAATTATTGTTACACACTTAACATACAGGTGTCTTTCAGATTGCAAAAGATAGTAGTCTTTTTCtgattttcatttcagaaaatgtatgcATATCCCTCTTTTCAACGCCAATCGGCAACATCAAGCCGACTCCTCATGGCGCCTTCGGCGGAGGCGAAGCGCCTTGAAAATTTGGAGTCTGGAAGGGCCAAACCTAAGGAGGAGGTGCTGTCAGAGGCCAGTACTTTTGACAGCACGAACGGTGGAGACCCCAGTGACCAGTTTTTAGTACTGGCTCACTGCAAACTTCAATTTGGGAAGTACCAGGGCCAGAGATTTAGATGGCTCCTGGAAAACTCTCTGGGGTATGCCGTGTATTTGGTGCTCAGCATTTCCACTGAGACAGCGCAGACAACACCcctgtcacaaaataaacaactGTTCCTACAGTACACTTCTCAAATTAGAGAGATGGCAGAAGAAGTGGAAAAGTATCAGAGGAAGCAGGAAATGCAGGCAGAAGCCCGGGCAACTGGAGACCAGGGCTGCTTGATGGTGGAGTTTGGTGACTTCCAGGGCCGCTCCATGAAAGATGTTTATGAGGACCAGAGCAAGGAGGCTCAAGCCCTCATCAGGTACCTCATTAAGGCAGATGCCAGGCCCAAAACCAACATGGCCATTTTCAAGACATATGTCCTGAAAAGACGGGCTTCTGCTGTGGTCACCAGCGTACGTCAGCCTGCACCTCACGCTGCAACCTCCAGTGCTTCTGCAACCACTGCACCTCCACCTGCACCTATCCAAACTGGTGTACAGAAGACCGCAACTGTGAAAGCGCTGTTGGCGCGTGGCAAAAATTTGTCTCCTTCACAGCTGGCGAAAAAACTCACGTCACCAGTTAAACCCTGTGAGTAGGAGTGTGACTATAGAATTTTACCTACAGCATTTCttcatatattaatttatcattatggCAAACTTGTCAACTTGCTGTTTCCAGATCCATTATTGCAGTCCACTTTACCTCCTCCAGCAGCAGAACCCCCAGCCAAACATTTGACCCCGATACAGCTTTTCGCTACTGGTAAGTAAGCACCATCTTACATATGTTTGTCTCTGTGTATTGTTCACAATGATAGTTTTAACCTTTGTGCTCCAGGCAAGTCCGTTCCCACTGCTGAAGATGACGATGAGGAGCTGGTATTTGCTGCATCACAATGTGAAGcacagctaaatacaggtgtggcatatgacacaaatgcaaatattacaagaatgttttgtaaaaacaCAATGAGAAGCATTATTTCTTGGGGGAaaataatcaacattttaaaatattttttgtttacaatacAGAATTATGTCATGTCATGCCTCAAGCGGGATGCTTTCTTGAGTGCACTTCTTCAAAACCGTAAGGATGTCCAAAGGTGTCAGTGTATTTATTTGCGTTTCCGAACTTACCCGTTGTTAGATAATCACTAGATAACTTTTTCACACCGCTTGCTCTTCTCACTCACTCTTCATCTCCACCTGAGCAGACAGGATGGTGGAGATTCATTGTTCTAATGATTAGAGGAACAGTTTTTCCTTACTCTATCTGTGTGTATGCTTCATGTCCGAGGGCTTCGTTGCTTTACACTTAATTCATCACACCACATTTTCCTTCCTCCATTCCATCTGATCCTCATTCTCAGTCAGCTGCACTGATTCCATTCTCCTTAAATTAATAAAGTGTATGCTGGGTTATGTGCTTCCTTAACACTAGTACCACTTTCTTCACTCTCGTtcctaaaaataacataataattatgaatactTGTCCAAAAATTGTGCTTCCTCAGAGgactgtgctgctccatctccaTCAGTGGAAACTGCCAAGGCACCAGCTCCTTCACATCACCGGCCACCAGCTGAGCTTCCAAGTCACTGGAAAGATCAACTTCCACCTTTCCAGCATGAGTGGATCCGGAACACACTGTTTAAGGCCAACCCACGAACCGGCAAGCCAGAACTAGTGTCCCAGCTGAAACTTTGGTGGTATCCTCCTCAGCCCCCTTTAATAAACACTCAGCCCCCTGCCTCACCTGACCTCTTCTTCTGTCGGCCCCTTTTCTTATGGATGCCGCTGAAGATGTGGTTATTTCCTCTCGTCTGTGTTCGCCCAGACTGTGGTAGGCACAGACTAACTGCGGCAGGAATTTACCGTACCGTGCGTAAGGTCTTGGACATCGACGGGTGGTATGACCTTGCCACTGAGTATCTGGAGTGCAAACGCTGCAAAAAGAAATATCCTGCCTGGTCCGAGGACATCCTAGGACAGCTGGATATGGGCCACCGCAGTCAGTTTCCAGCTTTGCTGACA is from Carassius gibelio isolate Cgi1373 ecotype wild population from Czech Republic chromosome B22, carGib1.2-hapl.c, whole genome shotgun sequence and encodes:
- the LOC127988310 gene encoding uncharacterized protein LOC127988310 yields the protein MYAYPSFQRQSATSSRLLMAPSAEAKRLENLESGRAKPKEEVLSEASTFDSTNGGDPSDQFLVLAHCKLQFGKYQGQRFRWLLENSLGYAVYLVLSISTETAQTTPLSQNKQLFLQYTSQIREMAEEVEKYQRKQEMQAEARATGDQGCLMVEFGDFQGRSMKDVYEDQSKEAQALIRYLIKADARPKTNMAIFKTYVLKRRASAVVTSVRQPAPHAATSSASATTAPPPAPIQTGVQKTATVKALLARGKNLSPSQLAKKLTSPVKPYPLLQSTLPPPAAEPPAKHLTPIQLFATGK